In Rhodospirillales bacterium, the sequence TTCAGAGAGCTGGTCAAGCGGCAGATCGCTTGATTCGATCCCGCAGACCGGCCGGGAGGGCTGTATCAGACTCGTGAACGCGCATTCGACACTCCCTTGGATCCGGGACCGTGGGACAAATCAATGAAGAATCCCGTTGACGCGGCAGAATTCCTTGTCTCAAGAGCCGGCGAAGACAGCGACTTTCGCGAACGTCTCCTGGCGAAACCGAAAGCAACCATCGAGCAGGAATTCGGCTTAACGCTGGCCGAAGGCCATGTGATTCGTGTGCACGAAGAAACGGATGCTACGACGCACGTGGTACTGCCGCCGCGTAG encodes:
- a CDS encoding nitrile hydratase; this translates as MKNPVDAAEFLVSRAGEDSDFRERLLAKPKATIEQEFGLTLAEGHVIRVHEETDATTHVVLPPR